The Malus domestica chromosome 13, GDT2T_hap1 genome includes a window with the following:
- the LOC103452032 gene encoding uncharacterized protein: MLKWCIQLLGLARNPGRNQLTGPSMDDKSKRKEVDAASISLDLSMQSKDIFVRIVHAGGREELYQNVVPASQLMEKYPGLCVARPEVFKNPQEALLRPDEILLIGKKYYMIPCTTAQKIKKKHQKKLKAKEAAEGKDEAPDGKNTVDSGGSDTDDSVCSDKEYYVSKERWSKCLRRKGFRGKKPFVPPLPRTRSCRGINWEPSLTSVQELSP, translated from the coding sequence ATGCTGAAGTGGTGCATCCAGTTGTTAGGCCTAGCCCGGAATCCTGGCAGAAATCAGTTGACAGGACCTTCCATGGATGACAAATCCAAAAGAAAGGAAGTAGATGCTGCTTCCATATCATTAGACTTGAGCATGCAGTCGAAGGATATTTTCGTGAGGATAGTTCATGCAGGCGGTCGTGAGGAGCTGTACCAGAATGTAGTTCCTGCATCTCAGTTGATGGAAAAGTATCCTGGTTTGTGCGTCGCCCGCCCAGAAGTGTTCAAAAATCCGCAGGAGGCCCTTTTACGGCCAGATGAGATTCTGTTGATTGGTAAGAAGTATTACATGATACCATGTACTACAGCgcagaaaattaagaaaaaacacCAAAAGAAATTGAAGGCCAAAGAAGCTGCTGAAGGCAAAGATGAGGCTCCGGATGGGAAGAACACCGTGGATTCAGGAGGTTCCGACACAGATGATTCTGTTTGCTCCGATAAAGAATATTATGTCTCCAAGGAAAGATGGTCAAAATGTTTACGGAGAAAAGGTTTCAGAGGAAAGAAGCCTTTTGTTCCCCCACTTCCGAGGACAAGATCATGTCGAGGAATAAATTGGGAGCCAAGTCTCACTTCTGTGCAAGAGCTTTCTCCATGA
- the LOC139190331 gene encoding beta-arabinofuranosyltransferase RAY1 isoform X2 has protein sequence MKAFQVGVWSLWSIWLTGLALIALSLYATQCFPSLKDQIMRPQLGQRAGGGLDTPRITIFSAPAPFAGSVGGRQSLAVRSWLALSPQITVVLFSRDPSAVSFAGAFGLRVLVDPNIDFTFLGTPFFHSMMARSQSFITDISVLVDPETIVLPDFVSTLNYAYTLDRDWLLVASSRNASYFPFYLDEDGKNWQREGGELMRTQEEIFGQSWQWTPCEGKLLMAWNNGDTPLHSGVLPPFLYGRGVHNSWIVNEALSSELRFVFDTSWTVSSCYLIDQDRQINWPVGSSNASNFERSWEYAGNSHLGALYGSLSHHETNHSSLAKLLKCDGQYTFVNTAENIACPMEYQSAGRLRKGRILRSWRKKKTLGLVDSVKSLGWLSDCYLMVPLKRSKPLDLPFSLETLLPLNADKNNTIVLATAGYSYKDMLMSWVCRLHQLRITNFIICALDKEIYEFAVLQGLPVFRDPLAPSEISSDCHFGTKCFQKVTKVKSRMVLKILMLGYNVLLSDVDVYWFGNPLPLLYSFGPAILAAQSDEFNKTGPINVPRRLNSGFYFARSDSSTINAMRKVVAHAATSGLSEQPSFYDTLCGEGGSNRVGDDRCLEPETNLTVHFLDRDLFPNGAYLDLWQRKNVKAACAKLGCLVLHNNWISGRLKKLERQVLSGLWEYDTSTRMCRHEFNLVNKV, from the exons ATGAAG GCATTTCAGGTGGGAGTATGGAGTTTATGGTCGATTTGGCTAACTGGGTTGGCGCTAATTGCCCTCTCCCTGTATGCCACTCAATGCTTTCCTTCCCTCAAGGATCAGATCATGAGGCCCCAGCTCGGTCAACGGGCTGGCGGAGGTTTGGACACTCCTAGGATTACTATATTCTCGGCGCCTGCGCCTTTTGCTGGTTCTGTTGGGGGTAGGCAGAGTCTGGCTGTTCGCTCATGGCTTGCATTGTCTCCACAGATTACAGTTGTGCTCTTCAGCAGGGACCCTTCTGCTGTTTCCTTTGCCGGAGCGTTTGGTTTGCGGGTTTTGGTCGATCCTAACATCGATTTCAC GTTCCTCGGTACACCATTTTTTCATTCGATGATGGCAAGATCACAGTCCTTTATAACGGACATTTCTGTTCTGGTTGATCCTGAAACCATTGTTTTACCTGACTTTGTTTCCACCCTGAACTATGCTTACACACTTGACCGAGATTGGCTTCTAGTTGCTTCATCACGAAATGCATCCTACTTCCCATTCTACTTGGACGAGGATGGAAAAAATTGGCAAAGAGAGGGTGGCGAATTGATGAGAACACAAGAG GAGATTTTTGGTCAGAGTTGGCAATGGACTCCCTGTGAAGGGAAGTTGCTTATGGCATGGAATAATGGAGATACGCCACTACATTCGGGAGTCCTTCCTCCTTTCTTATACGGTAGAGGGGTGCACAACAGTTGGATCGTTAATGAGGCCTTGTCATCTGAACTGAGGTTTGTATTTGATACCAGTTGGACAGTCTCAAGCTGCTATCTGATTGATCAGGACCGTCAGATTAACTGGCCTGTTGGATCTTCCAATGCTTCAAATTTTGAAAGAAGCTGGGAATATGCTGGAAATTCTCACCTTGGGGCACTATATGGATCATTGTCTCATCATGAAACTAACCATTCTAGCCTAGCAAAGCTTTTGAAGTGTGACGGGCAATATACTTTCGTAAACACAGCAGAAAACATTGCTTGTCCAATGGAATACCAAAGTGCAGGGAGATTACGAAAAGGAAGGATATTGCGTtcctggaggaagaagaaaactttGGGTTTGGTTGACAGTGTTAAATCACTAGGCTGGTTGTCAGATTGCTATCTGATGGTTCCACTAAAGCGTTCGAAACCATTAGACCTTCCGTTCTCCTTGGAGACACTACTACCATTAAATGCAGACAAAAATAATACAATTGTGCTTGCTACTGCTGGATATAGTTACAAGGACATGCTCATGAGCTGGGTGTGCAGATTACACCAACTGCGGATCACAAATTTTATCATTTGTGCCCTCGACAAGGAAATATATGAGTTTGCTGTCTTGCAG GGCCTCCCTGTTTTCAGGGATCCATTAGCTCCGAGTGAGATCAGCAGCGACTGCCACTTTGGAACAAAATGCTTTCAGAAGGTGACCAAAGTGAAGTCCCGGATGGTTTTGAAGATACTGATGCTGGGTTACAACGTGCTTCTTAGCGATGTGGATGTATATTGGTTTGGAAATCCGCTGCCATTGCTCTACTCCTTTGGCCCTGCTATTCTTGCAGCACAGTCCGATGAATTCAACAAAACAG GACCAATCAATGTACCTAGGCGCTTGAACTCTGGCTTTTACTTTGCCCGTTCTGATAGTTCGACAATCAATGCTATGAGGAAGGTGGTGGCACATGCAGCAACTTCGGGTCTATCTGAGCAGCCAAGCTTCTACGACACGCTATGTGGAGAAGGGGGTTCCAATCGTGTGGGTGACGATAGATGCTTGGAACCTGAAACAAATCTGACTGTCCATTTCTTGGATAGAGATCTCTTCCCAAATGGTGCATATCTGGACCTGTGGCAGAGGAAAAACGTGAAGGCAGCCTGTGCGAAGCTGGGTTGTTTGGTTCTCCATAACAATTGGATCAGCGGGAGACTGAAGAAGTTAGAAAGGCAGGTTTTATCAGGCCTATGGGAATATGATACCAGCACAAGGATGTGCCGGCACGAGTTCAACTTAGTAAACAAAGTTTGA
- the LOC103452033 gene encoding inorganic phosphate transporter 2-1, chloroplastic — protein MIPSYCLSSVRTTSRPEAFLLHNPHLYLPKHRSIFLPTEPHFPKKVTNFLSSQTPLPKYFLPTLRLNNSKLSHPFASLSSFADAEGKNEEQNQNVKAEQHHEISETGEQTESPGMAQAFHISSGTASAISICIAFAALSLPFFMKSLGQGLTLKTKMLSYATLLFGFYMAWNIGANDVANAMGTSVGSGALSLRQAVLTAAVLEFSGAFLMGTHVTSTMQKGILVANVFQGKDTLLFAGLLGSLAAAGTWLQVASSYGWPVSTTHCIVGSMVGFGLVYGGPGAVFWSSLARVISSWVISPFIGALVSFLVYKFIRRYVYSAPNPGQAAAAAAPIAVLVGVTGISFAVFPLGKSLPLALAKALACGVAGAVLFYRLIHRQLGHLLVKSMSSEAEQTEGTIQQKNIGFLSDIAGPTGTQLEIVYGVFGYMQVLSACFMAFAHGGNDVSNAIGPLAGALSILHGCASGPEIVIPTDVLAWGGFGIVAGLTMWGYRVIATIGKKITELTPTRGFAAEFAAASVVLFASKLGLPISATHTLVGAVMGVGFARGLNRVRAETVREIVASWAVTIPAGAFLSVLYTWIFTKLLSYIL, from the exons ATGATTCCTTCTTACTGCCTATCTTCTGTAAGAACCACATCCAGACCAGAAGCATTCCTCCTCCACAATCCTCACCTCTACCTCCCAAAGCACCGCTCCATTTTCCTCCCAACAGAACCCCACTTTCCCAAGAAAGTCACAAACTTTCTCAGCTCCCAAACACCACTGCCCAAGTATTTTCTCCCCACTTTGAGGCTCAACAACTCCAAACTCTCACACCCTTTTGCCAGTTTATCCTCTTTCGCCGATGCCGAAGGCAAAAACGAAGAACAAAACCAAAATGTCAAAGCCGAACAACATCACGAAATCTCAGAAACAGGGGAGCAAACTGAGTCGCCGGGAATGGCGCAGGCCTTCCACATATCTTCCGGCACGGCCTCCGCCATTTCCATCTGCATAGCGTTTGCTGCTCTGAGCCTTCCGTTTTTCATGAAGTCTCTGGGGCAAGGGCTGACCTTGAAGACCAAGATGCTGTCTTATGCTACTCTGCTATTCGGGTTTTACATGGCGTGGAACATCGGAGCCAACGACGTGGCCAATGCCATGGGGACTTCGGTGGGTTCGGGAGCGCTGTCGCTGCGGCAGGCGGTGCTGACGGCGGCGGTGTTGGAATTCTCGGGGGCGTTTCTGATGGGGACTCATGTGACGAGCACAATGCAAAAGGGAATTCTTGTGGCAAATGTGTTTCAGGGGAAGGATACTCTGCTTTTTGCTGGTCTGCTTGGCTCTCTTGCTGCTGCTGGTACTTGGTTGCAG GTTGCATCATCTTATGGCTGGCCGGTCTCGACAACGCACTGTATAGTTGGATCCATGGTCGGATTCGGACTTGTCTATGGCGGCCCAGGTGCTGTCTTCTGGAGTTCGTTGGCGAGGGTGATTTCGTCGTGGGTGATCTCGCCGTTCATCGGAGCACTGGTGTCCTTTCTTGTGTACAAATTCATTCGTAGG TATGTGTACAGCGCTCCAAATCCGGGACAAGCTGCGGCTGCAGCAGCACCAATTGCTGTACTAGTCGGCGTAACTGGAATCTCATTCGCAGTCTTTCCTCTTGGAAAAAGCTTGCCTTTGGCTCTCGCCAAGGCTCTAGCATGTGGAGTTGCAGGTGCGGTCCTCTTCTACAGACTAATCCATAGGCAGCTAGGTCATCTCCTCGTCAAGTCCATGTCATCGGAAGCGGAGCAAACGGAGGGTACCATCCAGCAAAAAAATATCGGGTTTCTCTCTGATATTGCAGGTCCAACCGGTACACAGTTGGAAATAGTATATGGAGTTTTCGGATACATGCAAGTCCTCTCAGCCTGCTTCATGGCATTTGCTCATGGCGGGAATGATGTCTCAAACGCAATAGGTCCTTTGGCTGGTGCATTATCTATTCTTCATGGCTGCGCTAGTGGTCCGGAGATTGTTATTCCGACTGATGTTCTGGCATGGGGAGGATTCGGAATTGTAGCAGGTCTCACAATGTGGGGGTACAGGGTGATAGCAACGATTGGGAAGAAGATTACAGAGCTGACACCAACGAGAGGATTTGCGGCTGAGTTTGCAGCAGCCTCGGTGGTTCTATTTGCTTCAAAGCTGGGACTGCCAATCTCCGCCACGCATACTCTGGTGGGCGCAGTCATGGGGGTGGGATTTGCAAGGGGGCTTAATAGAGTTAGAGCAGAAACCGTGAGGGAAATTGTGGCTTCTTGGGCTGTGACAATTCCTGCTGGTGCTTTCCTTTCAGTTTTATACACATGGATCTTTACCAAGCTTTTGTCTTATATTTTATGA
- the LOC139187428 gene encoding RAF-like serine/threonine-protein kinase PRAF, with amino-acid sequence MVGPSPDLTKVTTIKFLCSYGGKILPRYPDGKLRYLGGETRVLAVPRSISFSELSSKLTELCGPSVTAVSLRCQLPTEDLDALVSIKSDEDLVNLIEEYDRAASSANMKIRAFLSLIPTARTPKSISSPSTSSASAASTTSSSGNSSSSNNYFSAASGSTPRFPMPSSTPVDRCLRQMPPQPSPSTVPFQRPPSKVPHCANIYHARQGHGSNKPASTTGSRPYLVHNGNHWQ; translated from the exons ATGGTCGGACCCTCGCCTGACCTCACCAAGGTCACCACCATCAAATTCCTCTGCAGCTACGGCGGCAAAATCCTCCCCCGTTACCCCGACGGCAAGCTCCGTTACCTTGGCGGCGAAACCCGTGTACTCGCCGTTCCCCGCTCTATTTCCTTTTCCG AGCTGTCGTCCAAGCTGACTGAGTTGTGTGGGCCATCCGTGACGGCGGTTAGTCTCCGCTGTCAACTACCCACCGAAGATCTCGACGCCCTCGTGTCCATCAAGTCCGATGAGGATCTCGTTAATCTCATCGAGGAATACGATAGAGCAGCCTCTTCCGCTAATATGAAGATCAGAGCATTCCTCTCACTCATCCCCACCGCCAGGACACCCAAAAGCATTTCATCCCCTTCAACTTCGTCGGCCTCCGCCGCCTCAACGACGTCGTCCTCTGGCAACTCCTCGTCGTCAAATAACTACTTCAGTGCTGCTTCCGGGTCCACCCCAAGATTTCCCATGCCGTCCTCCACTCCCGTTGACCGTTGCCTCCGTCAAATGCCGCCCCAGCCATCCCCGTCAACGGTGCCGTTTCAGAGACCCCCCTCCAAGGTTCCTCACTGTGCTAATATTTACCATGCTCGCCAAGGCCACGGAAGCAACAAACCTGCAAGTACTACCGGTAGTCGTCCCTACCTCGTTCACAACGGCAATCACTGGCAATAG
- the LOC139190331 gene encoding beta-arabinofuranosyltransferase RAY1 isoform X1, which translates to MKAFQVGVWSLWSIWLTGLALIALSLYATQCFPSLKDQIMRPQLGQRAGGGLDTPRITIFSAPAPFAGSVGGRQSLAVRSWLALSPQITVVLFSRDPSAVSFAGAFGLRVLVDPNIDFTFLGTPFFHSMMARSQSFITDISVLVDPETIVLPDFVSTLNYAYTLDRDWLLVASSRNASYFPFYLDEDGKNWQREGGELMRTQELQEIFGQSWQWTPCEGKLLMAWNNGDTPLHSGVLPPFLYGRGVHNSWIVNEALSSELRFVFDTSWTVSSCYLIDQDRQINWPVGSSNASNFERSWEYAGNSHLGALYGSLSHHETNHSSLAKLLKCDGQYTFVNTAENIACPMEYQSAGRLRKGRILRSWRKKKTLGLVDSVKSLGWLSDCYLMVPLKRSKPLDLPFSLETLLPLNADKNNTIVLATAGYSYKDMLMSWVCRLHQLRITNFIICALDKEIYEFAVLQGLPVFRDPLAPSEISSDCHFGTKCFQKVTKVKSRMVLKILMLGYNVLLSDVDVYWFGNPLPLLYSFGPAILAAQSDEFNKTGPINVPRRLNSGFYFARSDSSTINAMRKVVAHAATSGLSEQPSFYDTLCGEGGSNRVGDDRCLEPETNLTVHFLDRDLFPNGAYLDLWQRKNVKAACAKLGCLVLHNNWISGRLKKLERQVLSGLWEYDTSTRMCRHEFNLVNKV; encoded by the exons ATGAAG GCATTTCAGGTGGGAGTATGGAGTTTATGGTCGATTTGGCTAACTGGGTTGGCGCTAATTGCCCTCTCCCTGTATGCCACTCAATGCTTTCCTTCCCTCAAGGATCAGATCATGAGGCCCCAGCTCGGTCAACGGGCTGGCGGAGGTTTGGACACTCCTAGGATTACTATATTCTCGGCGCCTGCGCCTTTTGCTGGTTCTGTTGGGGGTAGGCAGAGTCTGGCTGTTCGCTCATGGCTTGCATTGTCTCCACAGATTACAGTTGTGCTCTTCAGCAGGGACCCTTCTGCTGTTTCCTTTGCCGGAGCGTTTGGTTTGCGGGTTTTGGTCGATCCTAACATCGATTTCAC GTTCCTCGGTACACCATTTTTTCATTCGATGATGGCAAGATCACAGTCCTTTATAACGGACATTTCTGTTCTGGTTGATCCTGAAACCATTGTTTTACCTGACTTTGTTTCCACCCTGAACTATGCTTACACACTTGACCGAGATTGGCTTCTAGTTGCTTCATCACGAAATGCATCCTACTTCCCATTCTACTTGGACGAGGATGGAAAAAATTGGCAAAGAGAGGGTGGCGAATTGATGAGAACACAAGAG TTGCAGGAGATTTTTGGTCAGAGTTGGCAATGGACTCCCTGTGAAGGGAAGTTGCTTATGGCATGGAATAATGGAGATACGCCACTACATTCGGGAGTCCTTCCTCCTTTCTTATACGGTAGAGGGGTGCACAACAGTTGGATCGTTAATGAGGCCTTGTCATCTGAACTGAGGTTTGTATTTGATACCAGTTGGACAGTCTCAAGCTGCTATCTGATTGATCAGGACCGTCAGATTAACTGGCCTGTTGGATCTTCCAATGCTTCAAATTTTGAAAGAAGCTGGGAATATGCTGGAAATTCTCACCTTGGGGCACTATATGGATCATTGTCTCATCATGAAACTAACCATTCTAGCCTAGCAAAGCTTTTGAAGTGTGACGGGCAATATACTTTCGTAAACACAGCAGAAAACATTGCTTGTCCAATGGAATACCAAAGTGCAGGGAGATTACGAAAAGGAAGGATATTGCGTtcctggaggaagaagaaaactttGGGTTTGGTTGACAGTGTTAAATCACTAGGCTGGTTGTCAGATTGCTATCTGATGGTTCCACTAAAGCGTTCGAAACCATTAGACCTTCCGTTCTCCTTGGAGACACTACTACCATTAAATGCAGACAAAAATAATACAATTGTGCTTGCTACTGCTGGATATAGTTACAAGGACATGCTCATGAGCTGGGTGTGCAGATTACACCAACTGCGGATCACAAATTTTATCATTTGTGCCCTCGACAAGGAAATATATGAGTTTGCTGTCTTGCAG GGCCTCCCTGTTTTCAGGGATCCATTAGCTCCGAGTGAGATCAGCAGCGACTGCCACTTTGGAACAAAATGCTTTCAGAAGGTGACCAAAGTGAAGTCCCGGATGGTTTTGAAGATACTGATGCTGGGTTACAACGTGCTTCTTAGCGATGTGGATGTATATTGGTTTGGAAATCCGCTGCCATTGCTCTACTCCTTTGGCCCTGCTATTCTTGCAGCACAGTCCGATGAATTCAACAAAACAG GACCAATCAATGTACCTAGGCGCTTGAACTCTGGCTTTTACTTTGCCCGTTCTGATAGTTCGACAATCAATGCTATGAGGAAGGTGGTGGCACATGCAGCAACTTCGGGTCTATCTGAGCAGCCAAGCTTCTACGACACGCTATGTGGAGAAGGGGGTTCCAATCGTGTGGGTGACGATAGATGCTTGGAACCTGAAACAAATCTGACTGTCCATTTCTTGGATAGAGATCTCTTCCCAAATGGTGCATATCTGGACCTGTGGCAGAGGAAAAACGTGAAGGCAGCCTGTGCGAAGCTGGGTTGTTTGGTTCTCCATAACAATTGGATCAGCGGGAGACTGAAGAAGTTAGAAAGGCAGGTTTTATCAGGCCTATGGGAATATGATACCAGCACAAGGATGTGCCGGCACGAGTTCAACTTAGTAAACAAAGTTTGA